In Geopsychrobacter electrodiphilus DSM 16401, a single window of DNA contains:
- the gltX gene encoding glutamate--tRNA ligase, whose product MSDLRVRFAPSPTGYLHIGGARTALFNYLLAKKEQGTYVLRIEDTDIERSSQESVDAILNAMEWLGLSCDEGPFYQTDRFELYKSKIQQLLDTGKAYRCYCTTEELDAKRELAVQEGRKPKYDGTCRERSAQPDAPYVVRFKLPDPDGEVCFVDRIKGPITVRNEELDDLILQRTDGTPTYNFVVVVDDAEMGITLVIRGDDHINNTPRQIHLYRALGYAVPEFAHVPMILGDDKKRLSKRHGATSVMAYQEQGFLPEAMINYLVRLGWSHGDEEIFSMADLIEKFTIEAVGRSAGVFNPEKLLWLNSHYIKALDPQKLVELLKPFLVKQGIDFSHGPDLVAVVKGLQERSSTLVQMAEGAAFYFADQPEFDDKTRTQFLREENRQLFLTLRTALVRCDTFEQSTLEPVLYTVLADLGLKFGKLAQPLRAALTGGSPSPGIYELLEVLGRDTVIKRIDGALSKLV is encoded by the coding sequence ATGTCTGACTTACGTGTTCGTTTTGCCCCCAGCCCAACCGGGTATCTGCATATTGGAGGTGCCCGTACTGCGCTGTTTAATTACCTGCTCGCCAAGAAAGAGCAGGGGACTTATGTCTTACGGATTGAAGATACTGACATTGAGCGGTCATCCCAGGAATCGGTCGATGCCATTCTCAATGCCATGGAGTGGCTGGGGCTCAGTTGCGACGAGGGTCCGTTTTACCAGACAGACCGTTTTGAGCTGTACAAATCCAAAATCCAGCAACTTCTCGATACCGGGAAGGCTTACCGCTGTTATTGCACCACTGAAGAGCTGGATGCCAAACGTGAGCTGGCTGTTCAGGAGGGCCGTAAACCCAAATATGATGGGACCTGCCGCGAACGCAGCGCTCAACCCGATGCGCCCTACGTCGTGCGTTTTAAGCTTCCTGACCCGGATGGTGAGGTCTGTTTTGTCGATCGGATCAAAGGGCCTATCACGGTGCGCAATGAGGAGTTGGATGATCTGATTCTGCAGCGCACCGACGGGACCCCGACCTATAATTTTGTGGTTGTCGTTGATGATGCTGAGATGGGGATCACTCTGGTTATCCGTGGGGATGACCATATCAACAATACCCCGCGTCAGATCCATCTGTACCGCGCCCTCGGTTATGCGGTCCCCGAGTTCGCCCACGTGCCGATGATTCTCGGCGATGATAAGAAACGTCTCTCAAAACGTCATGGCGCAACTTCGGTCATGGCTTATCAGGAGCAGGGTTTCTTGCCGGAGGCGATGATTAACTATCTGGTACGACTCGGATGGTCCCACGGGGATGAAGAAATCTTTTCAATGGCTGATCTGATCGAAAAATTCACCATCGAAGCCGTCGGCCGCTCGGCCGGAGTTTTTAATCCGGAGAAACTCCTGTGGTTGAACAGCCATTATATAAAGGCGCTGGATCCGCAGAAATTGGTGGAACTACTGAAACCCTTTCTGGTGAAACAGGGGATTGATTTTAGCCATGGACCCGATCTGGTCGCGGTGGTCAAGGGTCTTCAGGAGCGCTCTTCGACCCTGGTGCAGATGGCCGAAGGGGCAGCCTTCTACTTTGCCGATCAGCCTGAATTTGATGATAAAACCCGTACCCAGTTTCTGCGTGAAGAGAACCGTCAGCTGTTTTTGACTTTAAGAACAGCGCTTGTCCGCTGTGATACCTTCGAACAGTCGACACTTGAGCCCGTATTGTATACGGTGCTTGCAGACCTGGGTCTGAAATTTGGTAAACTCGCCCAGCCTCTTCGCGCCGCATTAACTGGCGGCTCACCGAGCCCGGGTATTTATGAGCTGCTGGAAGTTTTAGGTCGGGACACCGTGATCAAACGGATCGATGGAGCATTGAGCAAGTTAGTCTAA
- the amrB gene encoding AmmeMemoRadiSam system protein B yields MVRKPVVAGSFYPGSPDQLREEVATLLAGGEQAQPSTALIVPHAGYIYSGRIAAAAYKKVAIPETVVMLGPNHRGVGSSAAVFAHGSWQTPLGKSPINSLLAAQLIADCDLLRDDEFAHQGEHSLEVQLPFLQMLRNDVQIVPITLGHAALEDWLQLGRQLGESLSGYPHKVLLIASSDMNHFAPADITPRIDRLALDQLEKFDPVGLYKTVRSHNISMCGVVPALVVLEAAAVLGATTCRLLCYDHSGRVNGDLTSVVGYASLIIQ; encoded by the coding sequence ATGGTTCGAAAACCAGTGGTTGCTGGAAGCTTTTACCCGGGAAGTCCTGATCAGTTGCGTGAAGAGGTAGCGACTTTGCTGGCGGGAGGGGAGCAGGCGCAACCGTCTACAGCTCTCATTGTTCCGCATGCCGGCTATATTTATTCTGGACGCATCGCCGCTGCCGCCTATAAAAAAGTCGCCATTCCGGAGACCGTCGTCATGCTCGGTCCAAATCATCGGGGAGTCGGATCCTCGGCCGCAGTGTTTGCTCACGGATCCTGGCAGACACCGCTCGGCAAAAGCCCCATTAACTCCCTGCTCGCCGCTCAGTTGATCGCAGACTGTGATTTGCTCCGAGACGATGAATTCGCCCATCAGGGCGAACATTCTCTCGAAGTTCAGCTCCCCTTTTTGCAGATGTTGCGCAATGACGTGCAGATTGTTCCGATCACCCTGGGGCATGCCGCCCTTGAAGACTGGTTGCAGTTAGGTCGCCAGCTGGGTGAAAGTCTCAGCGGCTACCCTCACAAAGTGCTGCTCATTGCCAGTAGTGATATGAACCATTTTGCTCCGGCAGACATCACCCCGCGCATCGATCGGCTCGCCCTCGACCAGCTGGAAAAATTCGACCCGGTGGGACTGTACAAGACGGTCAGGTCGCATAACATCAGTATGTGCGGTGTAGTCCCGGCGCTGGTGGTGCTTGAAGCAGCAGCGGTACTTGGTGCGACAACCTGCCGTCTGCTCTGCTATGATCACTCGGGCAGGGTCAATGGTGATCTCACCTCGGTGGTCGGCTATGCTTCACTTATCATCCAATAA
- a CDS encoding sulfite exporter TauE/SafE family protein: MDFFTLPLLTLTGIFSVLAGFLAGLLGIGGGVILVPLFLWLFHIAGMPEHLIVHTAFGTSLCVIVPTAISSALGHRLHGNVVWHQVFYLAGGAALGALFGSSLAALLPGAILHKAFGCMEILVGLKLLFYHPYLPPEHQVPPRKSSLLMVGSTGGLFSAFFGVGGGVISVPLMLIVLRLPIHLAVGNSSAVIVISALAGTLSYMFHGMHEAAGIPFSIGYVNLLVAAVVAPLTIVSARLGVRLATSISQDKMIRVFAVLLILLGLKLTF; encoded by the coding sequence ATGGATTTTTTCACCTTGCCACTCCTGACCCTGACCGGAATCTTTTCGGTGTTGGCCGGATTTCTCGCTGGACTCCTTGGCATCGGTGGTGGGGTGATCCTGGTTCCGTTGTTTCTCTGGCTGTTTCATATCGCCGGTATGCCAGAGCATCTGATTGTGCACACGGCATTCGGCACCAGCCTGTGTGTCATCGTCCCTACCGCCATCAGCAGCGCGCTGGGGCATCGTCTTCACGGCAACGTGGTCTGGCATCAGGTTTTCTACCTGGCGGGTGGCGCGGCGCTCGGCGCGCTTTTTGGTTCAAGCCTGGCGGCGCTCCTCCCCGGGGCTATCCTGCATAAGGCCTTCGGTTGTATGGAGATTCTGGTTGGTCTGAAATTACTCTTTTATCATCCCTATCTGCCCCCTGAACATCAGGTACCACCGCGCAAGAGCTCATTATTGATGGTCGGTTCGACCGGCGGCCTTTTCTCGGCTTTTTTCGGAGTTGGCGGTGGGGTTATTTCGGTACCGCTGATGCTGATTGTGTTGCGGCTGCCGATTCATCTGGCGGTGGGTAATTCCAGTGCCGTCATTGTAATTTCAGCGCTCGCCGGCACCCTCAGCTACATGTTTCATGGAATGCATGAAGCCGCAGGCATCCCGTTTTCCATTGGCTATGTGAACCTGTTGGTTGCGGCGGTTGTCGCACCACTTACTATTGTCAGCGCCCGACTGGGTGTGCGCCTTGCAACCAGCATCAGTCAGGATAAAATGATTAGAGTCTTCGCTGTTCTGCTGATTCTACTCGGCCTGAAGTTAACTTTCTGA
- a CDS encoding lytic transglycosylase domain-containing protein gives MRLLTATIILLLFASLGEANIYRYVDSSGRVHFTDVPTNTTFQFYRGEGESVGLASLIKYYAQRFHLDAALVKAMIKVESDFNPRVVSMKGAQGLMQLMPATAREVGVSDPFDPGQNIFGGTCYMRQMLDTFDSNLDQALAAYNAGPSVVQRYGGIPPYDETQNYVLRVKKYQAYYQQFTDQTD, from the coding sequence ATGCGCCTGCTGACTGCCACAATCATACTGCTCCTGTTTGCTTCACTGGGTGAAGCGAACATCTATCGCTATGTCGACAGTTCCGGACGCGTCCATTTTACCGATGTGCCAACCAACACAACCTTTCAATTTTACCGGGGCGAGGGGGAGTCCGTCGGTCTCGCCTCACTGATCAAGTATTACGCACAGCGCTTTCATCTTGACGCGGCCCTGGTCAAGGCGATGATCAAGGTCGAGAGTGATTTCAACCCCAGGGTGGTTTCAATGAAGGGCGCACAGGGTTTGATGCAGTTAATGCCGGCAACTGCCCGTGAAGTTGGAGTTTCTGATCCTTTTGATCCAGGTCAGAATATCTTTGGCGGGACCTGCTATATGCGGCAGATGCTTGATACTTTCGATAGTAACCTCGATCAGGCACTGGCCGCTTATAACGCCGGGCCGAGTGTCGTCCAACGTTATGGCGGTATCCCTCCTTACGATGAAACCCAGAATTACGTTCTGCGTGTAAAAAAATATCAAGCCTATTATCAGCAGTTTACTGACCAGACTGATTAA
- the nadB gene encoding L-aspartate oxidase produces the protein MKLTTDFLVIGSGIAGLSYALKVAEQGSVLLVTKRDIDFTATRLAQGGIAAVSTEQGDFFAHTEDTMVAGVDLPHRDIVDLTVRMGPKVIEDLINWGVEFSRNEQNEYDMTREGGHSERRIFHAKDATGREIERALVLAVQNHPAIQVLENHIAIDLITAAKNLHEPCAINSCLGAHVFDIEGQSVVTIGARFTVLATGGAGKVYLYTCNPDVATGDGVAMAWRAGAAVANMEFMQFHPTTLYHPNAKSFLISEAVRGEGAILRRRDGTAFMADQHPLKDLAPRDIVARAIDHQMKQYGDDCVFLDMTHKSADYICDRFPMIYETCLEYGIDMTKEPIPVVPAAHYLCGGVQVDSHGESGIRNLFVIGESACTGLHGANRLASNSLLEGVVFARRAAETSLQRLASSPAEFPSIAPWDSGNATDSDEEVIVAHNWEEIRRCMWSYVGIVRSNKRLTRALMRIQLIQQEIIEYYWNFHLTSDLIELRNIATVAELIVKSALQRKESRGLHFTLDYPERDDQNWKKDTVIPGATFENLSQ, from the coding sequence ATGAAACTTACCACTGATTTTCTGGTCATCGGCAGTGGAATTGCTGGCCTCAGTTATGCGTTAAAGGTTGCCGAGCAGGGGTCGGTCCTGCTGGTCACCAAACGCGACATCGACTTTACTGCCACCCGCCTTGCCCAGGGAGGGATCGCCGCCGTTTCAACCGAACAGGGTGACTTCTTTGCACACACCGAAGATACGATGGTGGCAGGAGTTGACCTGCCTCATCGCGATATTGTGGATCTGACCGTCCGCATGGGTCCGAAAGTCATCGAAGATCTGATCAATTGGGGGGTCGAGTTCAGCCGTAACGAGCAGAACGAATATGATATGACCCGTGAAGGCGGACATAGTGAACGCCGTATCTTTCACGCCAAAGACGCGACAGGACGTGAAATCGAGCGTGCCCTGGTCCTGGCCGTGCAGAACCATCCGGCCATCCAGGTGCTGGAGAACCACATCGCCATCGATCTGATCACCGCCGCCAAAAATCTGCATGAGCCCTGCGCTATAAACAGCTGTCTTGGTGCCCATGTTTTCGACATCGAGGGTCAGTCGGTTGTCACTATCGGCGCTCGCTTCACGGTCCTGGCGACGGGAGGAGCCGGCAAGGTTTATCTTTATACCTGCAACCCCGATGTCGCGACCGGTGATGGGGTCGCCATGGCCTGGCGTGCCGGAGCCGCGGTGGCAAATATGGAATTCATGCAGTTCCACCCGACCACGCTCTATCATCCCAACGCCAAATCGTTTCTAATTTCAGAAGCCGTGCGCGGTGAGGGGGCCATTTTGCGCCGCCGCGACGGCACGGCCTTTATGGCCGACCAGCATCCGCTCAAAGATCTCGCACCGCGCGATATTGTCGCCCGGGCGATCGATCATCAGATGAAACAGTACGGGGATGACTGCGTTTTTCTCGACATGACCCATAAGAGCGCCGACTATATCTGTGATCGATTTCCGATGATCTATGAAACCTGTCTCGAATACGGGATCGATATGACAAAGGAGCCGATCCCGGTGGTCCCTGCGGCACATTATCTCTGCGGCGGAGTTCAGGTCGACAGTCATGGCGAAAGCGGCATCAGAAACCTGTTTGTCATCGGCGAAAGCGCCTGCACCGGACTGCATGGCGCCAATCGTCTCGCCAGCAACAGCCTGCTTGAGGGGGTAGTGTTCGCCCGTCGTGCGGCCGAAACCTCATTGCAACGTTTGGCCTCCTCCCCTGCTGAATTCCCAAGCATCGCGCCATGGGACTCAGGAAACGCGACCGACAGTGACGAAGAGGTCATTGTCGCGCACAACTGGGAAGAGATCAGACGCTGCATGTGGAGCTATGTCGGGATCGTTCGATCCAACAAGCGCCTGACCCGCGCCCTGATGCGGATTCAACTGATTCAACAGGAGATCATTGAATACTACTGGAACTTCCATTTGACCTCCGACCTCATCGAACTGCGCAACATCGCCACCGTCGCAGAACTGATCGTTAAAAGCGCCCTGCAACGCAAAGAGAGTCGCGGGCTGCACTTCACCCTCGATTACCCGGAGCGGGATGACCAGAACTGGAAAAAGGACACCGTCATTCCCGGGGCAACATTCGAAAATCTGAGTCAGTAA
- a CDS encoding chorismate mutase yields MDIDEIRIAINRIDNDLLRLFNERAALALEIGHIKRDLDLPIYDPRREKLIFERMRQENPGPLESAAVVRLFERVIDESRSLERSESRKGK; encoded by the coding sequence ATGGATATCGACGAGATCCGGATTGCGATCAATCGTATTGACAACGATCTGCTGCGGCTGTTCAACGAACGCGCCGCCCTGGCCCTTGAGATCGGCCACATCAAAAGAGACCTCGACCTGCCGATCTACGATCCACGCCGCGAGAAACTGATTTTTGAGAGGATGCGCCAGGAGAATCCCGGTCCGCTGGAGAGCGCCGCGGTCGTTCGTCTGTTTGAACGCGTCATTGACGAGAGCCGCAGCCTTGAGCGGTCCGAGAGCCGAAAGGGTAAATAG
- the pyrE gene encoding orotate phosphoribosyltransferase: protein MSSVKSELKKIILEMSYEQREVTLASGRKSNFYFDGKQTTLHARGGLLTGKAFWEEVKKFEGPIHGVGGLTLGADPIATATSIAAELDGQPVHAFIIRKEPKGHGTGQWLEGRKNLPPGSRVVIVEDVTTTGGSSMQAVERAQEEGLVVLGIVTLVDREEGARENIEGAGQVLRSVFTRTEIVGK, encoded by the coding sequence ATGAGTAGTGTTAAAAGCGAACTGAAGAAAATTATTCTGGAAATGTCCTACGAACAGCGTGAAGTGACACTGGCTTCGGGGCGCAAGAGCAATTTTTACTTTGACGGGAAGCAGACAACCTTGCACGCCAGGGGTGGCCTGTTAACGGGTAAGGCGTTCTGGGAAGAGGTTAAAAAGTTCGAGGGTCCGATTCACGGCGTGGGTGGTCTGACCCTGGGTGCCGATCCCATCGCCACGGCGACGTCGATAGCGGCTGAGCTTGACGGCCAACCGGTGCATGCCTTCATTATCCGCAAGGAGCCGAAAGGGCATGGTACTGGCCAATGGCTGGAGGGGCGGAAAAACCTGCCGCCGGGATCGCGGGTTGTCATCGTCGAAGATGTCACGACGACCGGAGGATCTTCCATGCAGGCCGTTGAACGCGCACAGGAGGAAGGTCTCGTGGTTCTCGGGATCGTCACTCTGGTAGATCGTGAAGAGGGCGCGCGTGAAAATATCGAAGGCGCCGGGCAGGTCTTGCGCTCGGTCTTCACCCGGACTGAAATTGTCGGGAAATAG
- the purF gene encoding amidophosphoribosyltransferase, whose amino-acid sequence MFDKLHEECGVFGVFGHPEAANLTYLGLYALQHRGQEGCGIVSSDGYRLHAHKGLGLVSDVFKKGQVFDHLPGRSAIGHVRYSTAGGNDIKNCQPIVVDYSRGSIAVSHNGNLVNAQEVRSRLEQSGSIFSTTADTETIIHLLARAQSDSLIDRICEALHIVQGAYSLLLLTESRLIAARDPNGFRPLCLGRLDGAYIVASESCAFDLVDAEFIREIAPGEMVVIDKTGMKSFSPFKETSPTPCIFEYVYFARPDSRIYGRMVYSVRKESGRQLAREHGVEADLVIAVPDSGVPAAMGFAEESGLPFEMGLIRNHYVGRTFIEPQQSIRHFGVKLKLNPVRDLLEGKRVVVVDDSIVRGTTSRKIVKMLRDAGATEVHLRISSPPTSFPCYYGIDTPSRKELISASHSVEEIARYVTADSIGYLSEEGLLKSVHASGEGCSTFCDACFNGRYPVKFPRLKADKQLGLF is encoded by the coding sequence ATGTTCGATAAACTGCACGAAGAATGTGGCGTTTTTGGGGTTTTTGGCCATCCGGAAGCGGCTAACCTGACCTACCTCGGTCTTTATGCCCTGCAGCATCGCGGGCAGGAGGGTTGTGGTATCGTCTCCTCCGACGGCTATCGACTGCACGCCCATAAGGGCCTAGGTCTGGTCTCGGATGTGTTTAAAAAGGGACAGGTCTTCGATCACCTCCCCGGACGTTCAGCGATCGGTCATGTGCGCTATTCGACCGCCGGCGGGAATGACATTAAAAACTGTCAGCCGATTGTGGTCGATTATTCCCGCGGCAGCATCGCGGTTTCACATAACGGCAACCTGGTCAATGCCCAGGAGGTACGCAGCCGGCTGGAGCAGAGCGGTTCGATCTTCTCGACTACGGCGGATACCGAAACCATTATCCATCTGCTGGCCCGGGCGCAGTCCGATTCGTTGATCGATCGGATCTGCGAGGCGCTGCATATCGTCCAGGGGGCCTACAGCCTGCTGCTCTTAACCGAGTCCCGGCTCATCGCCGCGCGCGATCCCAACGGATTTCGCCCGCTGTGCCTCGGCCGCCTGGATGGAGCCTATATCGTCGCCTCTGAATCCTGCGCCTTCGATCTGGTCGATGCCGAGTTCATCCGCGAGATCGCGCCGGGTGAGATGGTTGTCATCGATAAAACCGGGATGAAATCGTTTTCCCCCTTTAAAGAGACGAGTCCAACCCCCTGCATCTTCGAATATGTTTACTTCGCCCGTCCTGACAGTCGTATCTACGGCCGGATGGTTTACTCGGTGCGTAAGGAATCCGGCCGCCAGCTTGCCCGGGAGCACGGGGTTGAGGCGGACCTGGTTATCGCCGTCCCCGACTCAGGCGTTCCGGCAGCCATGGGCTTCGCCGAAGAGTCAGGCCTCCCGTTTGAGATGGGCCTGATCCGCAACCACTACGTGGGGCGAACCTTCATTGAGCCCCAGCAGTCGATTCGTCACTTCGGGGTCAAGCTGAAACTTAACCCGGTGCGGGACCTGCTGGAAGGGAAGAGGGTGGTTGTGGTGGATGACTCGATTGTCCGCGGTACGACCTCACGCAAGATCGTCAAGATGCTGCGTGATGCCGGCGCGACAGAGGTTCATCTGCGTATTTCCAGCCCGCCGACCAGCTTCCCCTGTTATTACGGCATTGATACGCCATCGCGCAAGGAGCTGATTTCTGCTTCGCACAGCGTCGAGGAGATCGCCAGGTATGTCACCGCGGACAGCATTGGTTATCTGTCGGAAGAGGGCCTGTTGAAGTCGGTGCATGCTTCGGGGGAGGGATGCTCGACCTTTTGTGACGCCTGCTTTAACGGCAGATACCCGGTCAAGTTCCCGCGTTTGAAAGCTGACAAACAGTTGGGATTATTTTGA
- a CDS encoding phosphoribosylformylglycinamidine synthase subunit PurQ, with amino-acid sequence MAKQVRSLVIAGNGTNCEREVAEACRLAGSEVAEAIHIAELLAGRVKLEDYHFLNLAGGFLDGDDLGSAKAGANRLLHAPVAGGGASLAEQMAQFIVDGKLIMGVCNGFQLMVKMGLLPAADQDYQDQTCTLTHNDSGRFIDRWVYLQADSQSPCIYTQGLKGIYLPVRHGEGKFVVDSDATLARIEDAHLAPLRYADAAFQPTMDYPANPNGSINAIAGVCDPSGRLFGLMPHPEAYVHYTQHPRWTRETLPQEGMGLWLYQNAINYVRENLL; translated from the coding sequence ATGGCAAAACAAGTCAGATCGCTGGTGATCGCCGGCAACGGAACCAACTGTGAACGTGAGGTCGCCGAGGCCTGTCGCCTGGCCGGATCAGAAGTCGCCGAGGCGATCCACATCGCCGAACTGCTGGCCGGACGGGTGAAGCTCGAGGACTACCACTTTTTGAACCTGGCCGGGGGGTTCCTGGATGGCGATGACCTCGGCAGCGCCAAGGCGGGAGCCAATCGGCTGCTGCATGCGCCGGTCGCAGGTGGCGGTGCCTCGCTGGCTGAGCAGATGGCGCAGTTTATCGTCGATGGCAAGCTGATTATGGGGGTCTGCAACGGCTTCCAGCTCATGGTCAAAATGGGCCTGCTGCCGGCAGCGGACCAGGACTATCAGGACCAGACCTGCACCCTGACCCACAACGATTCGGGCCGTTTTATCGATCGCTGGGTCTATCTGCAAGCGGACAGCCAATCGCCCTGTATCTACACCCAGGGGCTGAAAGGTATTTACCTCCCGGTGCGGCATGGGGAAGGGAAGTTTGTCGTCGACAGCGATGCCACTCTGGCCCGGATTGAAGACGCCCATCTGGCTCCTTTGCGTTACGCCGATGCCGCTTTTCAGCCGACCATGGATTATCCCGCCAACCCGAACGGGAGTATCAATGCCATCGCGGGTGTGTGTGACCCCAGCGGCCGGTTGTTCGGGTTGATGCCCCACCCGGAAGCCTATGTCCACTATACCCAGCACCCGCGCTGGACCCGTGAGACGCTGCCGCAAGAGGGGATGGGGCTCTGGCTCTACCAGAATGCGATCAATTACGTTCGCGAGAACCTGCTTTAG